Genomic window (Drosophila sulfurigaster albostrigata strain 15112-1811.04 chromosome 2R, ASM2355843v2, whole genome shotgun sequence):
ATGGGAGCATGTCAATCTTATGACACGGCTTAATTAAGCCTCGccaaatgttaattaaaaccGAGCAGAGGCTTCAATACTTAATATGCGAGACTGGACATCAGTGGGGCTACCCCAACTACTCAGCTACCCTGTTCAGTTGTCCAGCTGTCCAGATTCCCAGCTGCGTGGCTAACGCGCTGAGGTCAAAGCTGGCATATAAATTTGTACCCTAACAGGCTTTCTTTCTTtagttgtatgtgtgtctgaCAGCAGACTGGCGTCCTCTATGGAAATTCCACAATTCAATTGGCCATAAAGCGAGAAGGCTCGTTTAACAACTGGTTACGTGGTCGTCACCCGCAACGCTCCGCCTGCTGTGACCCAAACACTTCCTGGAAACCACAAAACTGATTGTCGACAAAAGGTGGCATCTTTAGACGCAGTCGCTGTCTCAGCCGCAGCCGCATTTGCTAGTTGCATCTTTTGTGGCGTTGCAGACGTCTCCAACTCACGTACTCGACACTGCATGCGCCGCATAAatctttacttatttatttatttaaaatacatatattacaaatGGTTGGGTTGggtgccagccagccagtcagccaaaCAGCTGAAAGCGGAGCTGTGGCGTCTGCTGATTATGTGAACATTATATGGGATTTGCAATGCTGACAAGTTTAACCTCCAGTTCAATTTGACGACTCTTGAGTCTCAACTCCCAAGACGTCTCGTTGCCATGCAAGAGTTATGCCTTGACTCTAGGATTGAATTGGCAACCAATTGACTTAATGCCTAACATTGAATAATGCCGAAACAATAGCATTAAAATGTGTGATCTTTAGTATTAGCAAAGCTTTGCGGATTACCATTATTTCATGCAAAGTACTTAAAGCTCAAAGCCTTCAATCTCTTCTCaataatttaaactatttGCAGGGAGCTGAACAATGAAACACAAAATGTGATTACGCAGTGAAGTATtctattttgcatttgaatgaaatggctataggcaaatgcaaataaccAGAGTGAGAATTTTCCAATTGCTGCGGGGCCAGTGAGTCGGAAAATGCACAACACTTTGAGAGCAGTAGTCCAGGGCATGGACatgctaaatatttaaagtagaTTCCCACAAGTAAAATTCCATGGCctaaaaataaagcagaaaACTTCAGATGCCAAGACTCGGAACTTGATGTGTGCGGCAAAGGAAGAGAAAATGTACTCGAATGGGTTAAAAGGATttcgaaatttgcatttgccatttatctaatagtattttttggttttttttctttttgtttggtaGAACTTTCAGCTACTCTGGACAAATCCATTTGGCCACACAAATTAGTTTTTGCGGTCGACTATCTGAAAGTGGAAATTTTTGTATGCAGATTGAACTTACCTTACGCTTGGAACGCGCCATGCGCTGGTCTCGCGAGTTTTCCGCCTCGCCGGGCGGGCGCTTGCCCCAAACAGCGATGGCGATGCGTGTGTAGGTGAATATGAGTACCAGCAGCGGAAGGATGAACTGCAGTGTGAAGAGTGCCAGTGTGTAGTAGTAATCCTGTTGTCCTTCTGGCCAAACTTCACGGCAAATGTATCTGATGCGTGGACAAGGACACATCGTAGATGGACCAATGACGAGAATGGAAGAGAATGTTGCGTGCATGCAATAAAATAGAGCAGAGCACAAAAGCGAACAGAAAAGATTGCATTAGTATAATGGAGCGAGAGCGTACTATAAAATCTGCCCATTTCGTACTGCTGTCAACTGCAAGCACCcatcacatacacactcacacagacacccTCAACCTAAAAGTTGTCTGCACGCATAGTCGCAATCCCgcgcaatttaatttttatgctaaGCGCTTCGGACCATCCCCTCTTGAGCGGCAACAATGGAAGGAAATGCTATCCTGCagctatttaatttattttccatcGTCTGTTGCAACTGCGTCTGctgaatatgcaaatatatgaGAGAGGggatattttgcattttgcatactataaaatatatttattaaattttttatgcaCTTCATTTCATCTGCTGCCCATTGTGGCCATGTCCAGCCATGTAATGCAGGCAACGTCTGTTTCTGATGGGCCACGCAAACGAGAACTTCTTTGACCACCACAGCCCTAGCCGATGTTGTGGTAATTAGGCACGTTCTTTGACAGCACAGACCGTCGAGTGGAAACCGCCTGCATATGTGCAGCGTCAACATTTTGGTCATTTTGTGCAACAATCTGAGCTGCTGATAGCAGTAATAGAATGTTGTTTAACTCTACTAATTATGTGCACATTTCAGCATGCTTTTCAGTCTGAATTTTCAAGACTGATTTTGCTTGCCATTATTTTAGTTTGCTTTGAATTCAAGCTGAACTGTTGATTCAGCGAATTCTTTGAAATCTGCTAAATTTCCACATGAATGAGAATTTCCACAAGTGGTCCATTAGAATAAATGTATGCTTAAAGTGCGGACTTCTTGGGTATCGATATCAACAGGCAAAAAGGGCGAAATACTGTTGCCAAGGCTGAGTGACGTCAGCTGCGCCCCAAGCTTGCTCTGTGAATGACTTAAATGCGCCCACACATCTTCTCAAGTGTTGCCACTCGGCTGACAATTCCACGAAGTCGTTTATTTCGTGCTACACTTgaagcacgcacacactcacacacacacaaaaaaagtataaGCGGACGGAATAGCGGAATATCCCAACAGGGTTGTCTGCTTGTTTTAACTTATAGTTCATACTTACTTCTCGCATTTTATGTGCCAAGGTGACTGAGGAACCTCGATGCGTGAGACGACGGGAATGGGGAATGCAGTCGCGAGCGCAATAAACCAAACGCCAGCTATAATAAACTTGGCATAGCTGAAAAAGAGATTGAAAGAGTTTTAATAAGGGTCTTAAATATAACGCATACGCATAGTAGTGCAATAAATGTCAGTGAATGAATTACAATATGTATTTTACACAAATCAGTTTCAAAATAGTATGAAATTAGgcatataaattgtataataacttttaaatttaatttcaaatgtttaatttCGATTAAAAGAGTTTCAGTAACTACACGCATCAATATtacgcatatatatatatatatatatattgcgcaatattttgcaatgAATTCATTTTCCGTAAATCAGCAtccatatataatataataaccaGCTTAGCACCAAAGGAATGTATCATTATCgctcaattcaattaatatgaCTTTGTATTTGTATCCGCTTATCGAAATTAGTTTCCACTGAACTGCTAATCAACTTCTATTGAGTTTAGCGTAAATTATCGAGACCAGTTCTatgcaaatattcaatttgacGTCAAATACCCAAATCAGCCCAGTACATCATCGACTTCTTTTGCCAACCATACATCAAAGAATGCTTTATCGTCATGACGCACgcatattgcgcatacgctcCGTATGCAGTGTGGGACTTGAAACCGTCTAACGTGATCTTTGTGCCATGGGTGAAGTGAGCTTTTAATGTTCCTATCACATTGCTGAACTGAGAAACTGCGTGAGCGAGTGAATTACAGGCTGGCTGGATAATTATAAACCTTATTTACTTGCTGTctctcaaatatttgcacatgCCACGAAAGCCACGCTCCTTTGAGTGCGCGCACGCACTCATTGACAGGGCGTGTCATAAATTTAGCCTTCCATTGGCTTACCTCCTGTGTCGAGCACCCTCTTATAGTACATGCCACACAGACCCACACATTTAACCGCTATTAAGCATCAACCGAGCGCAAAGAAGTGCGCCAACAGCGCAGCCAAAGTCAACTAGCAGCTTAGAAGGGAAGAGGAGCGATGGCAGTGGCGGTGGTGGTCGTAGTGGTGATAGAGTGGGGCAACAGTGTTCTTTGTATCCTATTACAAAGCAAATTGACATTGAATGGCGGCCAGTGGCCCAGTCGGGCAGGATTTGCAGCAGATGCCATGCCACgtcgcgttgcgttgcgttgagtCGAGTCGCGTCGTGTTTTCCTCTGTCTTGGGTTACAGTTACTGTTTAAACCAATTAACACGACACAGCCCGAGCGGAGTACGTGCTGTCCATGAAAAGCATTGCGTGTTGAAGTCCCTGGGGGGTGTCCCAACGGATGCCAAGAGGAAGCCGGCAGGCTACAAAATGCCTAAAGCGCCAAGCAATGCAAATACGCAAGCGGCCACTTAACGGCGCCAAAACACGGTTCCTGCCACGGATCTCCAGACTGGTGTCCAGCTattcaattagtttttatGCGCCTACAATTAAGTCGAGTGCTAATTGCGAACCTTGCATTCTTAAACGCGTTGCTATCAAATGCAATCAGGCTTCAAGATCAAGCCAAAgctatttacattttataattatttgctaCTTACCGCTTTGTGATGCGAGGACGCAGTGGCCACATGATGGCTATGTAGCGATCAATGCTGATGGCAACCAGCGTGTAGGCGCTGACCAGCACTGGCACTGCCTGCAAATAGTTGACAAAATGACAGAGCACAGTCCCAAACGGCCAATAGCTGAGAATGTATTGCGCGATAAAGGTAGGCGGCACGCAAAATAGAGTCATGAGTATGTCACCCAGCGCCAGATTGGCGATAAAGTAGTTGGTTACGGTTCGCATTCTTGGCGTCGATTGCACTATGTAGCAGACCAAACCATtgccaagcaaagcaaatataaaaattggaaTGTATAGCAGGTAGACGAGGGCCGCGAAGTAAGCACTCGACCAAACATCTTCGCCGGTAGAAGCGCAACTGAAGTTCATTAGGAAGGTCACATTGATGCTCGGTGTGGGATACACAACGTCCAAGCCTCTCATCGACAACTCTGTGGAGTTCTCTGCGTATTTCAGCAACCCGCTGTCATTCTGATAATCCTCCAACAGCGGTTGCTCTGGCGCTATATAATACATACGGTCGtcattttgcattaaattctCAAGATCCGTGCGACGGCTGTTCCAAGTCATAGTGTAAAATTCCATTTTggttttgcaacttttttttggtaaGTTAAACCGTAAGCGTAAGCTGATAAAAACTTTGTCTCTAGCAACTTAATCCAAAAACTGTGCCAAATCCCACAGTTATTTGTAGCCTCATTATAACTCTGGCGAACAATGGTATTTCTGTTTAAGTATAAGTAATTTCCGGTTCGCATTTATTTTCCACAGCCTGTCTGGTCCCTTGGGAAGGAAGCCTGTAAGTAAAAAGGATTTGGAAAATGTTACAAATGTCTAATTGCAACTGGAAATGAAAACCCACAATGTTGTGGCTTTACAAATGCAACTTAAATacttgaaaatacaaaactaaagaTATACAACATACAGAGGACAAAGCAAAGGATTAAATTTCAACCATTTTTTTAGTCACAAACTAAAAACtcaaaattgaattagaaAAAAGCCCAGGGTTCGTCTGCATAATCAACAGAAAAGTTGTTATTCACTTTAGTTGGCCTGTAAAAAGTCAAACagaatttgcttaaatttaaatatcatgTTTTTGCATGTTTTACAGCAAACTGAAACTCAACAACATTGAAATTCGTTTTCAGTTTCTTTGAGTTGTCAAAAAatctgttgcatacttttaggtagCGTCTGTATAAgagttatgtatgtatgtgcgtgtgtctgaAATATGGGCAACTATTTAGGTGAAATGAGAAATTGACAGGGCATGCTTGAAATACATGCGAATAAATCACAATACCACGCCCAGTCCGAAACACCCAAAAGCATTGAAATACTGAACTATTAAGAAACAAGAGAACATAAGCAAAATTGCTTTTTTGGTGTCGAAAACATTCTAATGACAAATGTGTCGCACTCACTTCAATTCCGTTTCATGCTGAGCAACGATGAAGAACGAAAACCCTAAAAAATGTTTGACAGAATGCAAAAATGATGGAAACTAACAGCAGCCTTTTAACAAACTCGAAACACATGTACATTTTTCCTCTTAAATGCGCACTTGCTAAACTTGGCAAAAGGGTGAAGCGACagttatgaaaatattttcttacCTTTATTTGCAATCACACATATATTCAAACATAGTAAAGTGAGGaaaatttttgctttaatgGGCCAACGGAAAACCTCAGATTGCTTGGTTACTGAGTGGATTCAGTCAGTTGGAAGGGGGATTTACTTTTTTGTGGGGTTGCGaagtgtgcgtgtatgtgtgtgtgtgtgtggcatagcTTTCGCTTTAAGGTAGACAGTCGCGTGTACTTCCGagattttatttatcttttgtGTTAatggaataaataaattgaaatgataaGTAGATTAGCTTACGTCAACAATTAATGCCTGGCAACAGGGCAGGAATTGTGAGCGAAAATATGAGATGTGAAGTACTTAGGCTTGGGTTTTGTCAAAAGAAGTCATTTCAACTTTTACTGCGCTGCGTTTTAATGTCTCGTCGAATAAACTCTGACACCAACTGACTGACAATGCCAGCCATTCCTCCCCTTGTCTACTCGCCTTCAGCTACAGGGCTACTGTGTTGTTCGTGTATGCTGCGGAAAAGCAGGAAAAGGATATCAAGCAAGTAAATTGCTTATCTCAGCGCAATAATGAGGCACTTGCCGACGCTCGAGCCAAATGTGTGGGTtgatatgcgtgtgtgtgtgtgtgagtgactgggttgcgcgtgtgtgtgcgtgactTGGGTATTTGTCACTGCCTTCGTCTACTCCGTATGTTCGTTGTTGGCGCTTGTTTTATCAATTATCTTGCCAAATTCCAAAATCCCAGCAAAGCTTCATAAAATTTCGATGCAAGAGGATTTGTTATTGGCATTTTTTGCAGACTTGGGTAAATTAAAAGAATGCGAATCCAAATCCTATCGATTACAATAGAATGATACCCAAATTCCAGGCgcacaaaatcaacaaatttctaatttaaaatcCAGTCAGCATACGTCAATAATTGTTAAGGAATTTTCCTTTATAAATTTGACTCTTTGAGGCAACTATTTTGAGTTCTAAGACACTTCGGTTGCTGAACTGAAAAGAAAGCCCAGAGCTCATTCGAAATGTTGATACATATCATTAAACATTCGCGTCAGTCTATTAATGAAAACCcatcaattttatattagGCAAACATATTGAAGCGTGTGCCTGGCATACCAACGTCAATAATTAACATGAGAAACGAGCCAAGGCTCAAAATGATGCCAATACAACGCAAAATGAATTGTGGAGGGCGCTAAGcatacacacagaaaaaaataaaagaagaaaaaaacagaataccatcgaaatcaaaatcgaaattaaagCAAGACGCGATGTGCGTGCATCGACGTCAGCCAAGTAGAGAAATCACTTGAATTTCGCATAAAACATGAACataatattccaaaaaaagaaaagcaaaaataaaataaaataaaaaataaattattgcaagGCGAGGAAAATCACgtacaaaaatgaaatcacaGCACGTGGGGCAGACGCACAGTAGATTGGAAAATGGTGGCAAGCGAATACGTAATACATTTACATAGAGACGCgaacagccaaaaaaaaaatgttccgTGGAAGAGCTGTGCGAATCTCCGCGCCTCGGCTGTAAATCAGATTTGATCGGCTTAGTTGCATGTAAATTCATTTAGCGTGCTTTTAGGCCGAGCACGAAAATGGCTTGGCGAAGCGGCAGCCAAAGCCGAAACTGTGCCTAAAATCAGGTGCTACgcacataaattcaatttacaaaaaaggCGGTGagtgtaaaaaaaataagcctTAAGCAAAATACGGCTAAATATCTTCAAAGCGAGCTGCTGctcatattttcatttttcttcaTTGTATTCaaagattttcttttttttttttggattacTGACGCTCGTTTCATGTTGGTTTGTCCGCCGAAATATTTGCTGACAGCCAACTTGGCCAATCTCAGTCAAAGGAAACTGCATCTGGAGCATGCTTAACCAAGGAGCCAGCATGCCCAGACAATCAAACAGTCAAGGCAAAGCAAACTGAGCATTTGCTCTTGCCAAATTGCTTTTGATACCGCCCCACACAAAGTGAAACTAGTCTCTGAGGCAAACATCTACTGTGGCTACACTGTTGACTCCCTCCTGTTTGTCTTTTCTGGTTCAGGGAGACAGAGATATGCGGTTGGTTGCCTGCTGCTAACCGTATTGACGCTCTCTAGCCGTTCTTGTGCACCCCAACTCATTTCAGCCATCA
Coding sequences:
- the LOC133836237 gene encoding RYamide receptor isoform X1; this encodes MEFYTMTWNSRRTDLENLMQNDDRMYYIAPEQPLLEDYQNDSGLLKYAENSTELSMRGLDVVYPTPSINVTFLMNFSCASTGEDVWSSAYFAALVYLLYIPIFIFALLGNGLVCYIVQSTPRMRTVTNYFIANLALGDILMTLFCVPPTFIAQYILSYWPFGTVLCHFVNYLQAVPVLVSAYTLVAISIDRYIAIMWPLRPRITKRYAKFIIAGVWFIALATAFPIPVVSRIEVPQSPWHIKCEKYICREVWPEGQQDYYYTLALFTLQFILPLLVLIFTYTRIAIAVWGKRPPGEAENSRDQRMARSKRKMIKMMLTVVIVFTSCWLPFNILQLLLKDNESMDSWKPLPYVFFAFHWLAMSHSCYNPIIYCYMNARFRGGFLQIMYRVPGLRRCCCLHRYLRSRGERSYEATGEMTFKYNRRNGDGLVRKPKIRIRNRRCIPPTSCEHLHHLHQHKAKAAHEFYANEPIFMCRDHCLAVASGSREEPQATLQSRTAHSAFHMNGASTLSSTQF
- the LOC133836237 gene encoding RYamide receptor isoform X2; the protein is MEFYTMTWNSRRTDLENLMQNDDRMYYIAPEQPLLEDYQNDSGLLKYAENSTELSMRGLDVVYPTPSINVTFLMNFSCASTGEDVWSSAYFAALVYLLYIPIFIFALLGNGLVCYIVQSTPRMRTVTNYFIANLALGDILMTLFCVPPTFIAQYILSYWPFGTVLCHFVNYLQAVPVLVSAYTLVAISIDRYIAIMWPLRPRITKRYAKFIIAGVWFIALATAFPIPVVSRIEVPQSPWHIKCEKYICREVWPEGQQDYYYTLALFTLQFILPLLVLIFTYTRIAIAVWGKRPPGEAENSRDQRMARSKRKMIKMMLTVVIVFTSCWLPFNILQLLLKDNESMDSWKPLPYVFFAFHWLAMSHSCYNPIIYCYMNARFRGGFLQIMYRVPGLRRCCCLHRYLRSRGERSYEATGTEDAFHLHRVNTCTTYISTRRKLRTNSMQMSQFSCAETTVLR